A DNA window from Pseudarthrobacter sp. W1I19 contains the following coding sequences:
- a CDS encoding DUF4386 domain-containing protein, with product MITTDHGTRKAPLVSHRKTSLAAGVLYLLTFVSIPTFFLYDRVKTDAGYIGGPGPDALVIVGGLLEVIVALACIGTGVALYPVVKRQNEGVALGFVGARILEAGAIFAGVVALMSIVTLRQAGAGEDALITGQALLAQHAWTTLLGQGLIPAFNALLLGSLMYRSRLLPRILPVFGFIGAPLLIAGAVGTLFGLWGPVSPLAGFGALFLAIWEFGMGIWLVARGFNPAAAKLTATGTGTSGGIRL from the coding sequence ATGATTACCACTGACCACGGAACGAGGAAGGCACCTCTGGTGTCCCACCGGAAGACCTCGCTGGCCGCCGGCGTGCTTTACCTCCTCACATTCGTGTCCATCCCTACCTTCTTCCTTTATGACCGTGTAAAGACCGACGCTGGATACATCGGCGGTCCGGGCCCGGACGCCCTTGTCATCGTCGGCGGGCTGTTGGAGGTCATCGTCGCCCTGGCCTGCATCGGCACCGGCGTCGCGCTGTATCCGGTGGTGAAGCGGCAGAACGAAGGGGTCGCACTCGGGTTCGTCGGGGCGCGGATCCTGGAGGCAGGTGCAATTTTCGCTGGGGTCGTGGCACTCATGTCGATCGTCACCCTCCGCCAGGCCGGCGCCGGAGAGGATGCGCTCATCACCGGTCAGGCGCTGCTGGCCCAGCATGCCTGGACCACGCTGCTTGGACAAGGCCTGATACCTGCGTTCAACGCACTGCTTCTCGGCTCGCTCATGTACAGGTCCCGTCTGCTGCCCCGGATACTGCCTGTCTTCGGATTCATCGGGGCGCCGCTGCTTATCGCCGGGGCGGTCGGCACGCTCTTTGGCCTGTGGGGTCCGGTGTCGCCCTTGGCCGGATTCGGCGCCCTGTTCCTGGCCATTTGGGAGTTCGGGATGGGCATCTGGCTGGTCGCCAGGGGATTCAACCCCGCCGCCGCCAAACTCACCGCGACAGGTACCGGCACGAGCGGCGGGATTCGGCTATGA
- a CDS encoding MFS transporter, whose translation MPDRDSSTYAAPGMGSRAKQRITLLVLIAAQFVVMLDTAVVNVALPSIQGDLGLTQTGVAWVVNAYFLSFGGFLLLSGRAADLFGSRRMFMLGSALFTATTLMAGLAPNEAILVIARALQGISAAILSPAGLSIVLVGFQGAERAKAMGAWGAASAAGGAIGVSAGGLVTAALGWQWVFFLTVPITLLTFVVAPLLFDAPSAMRTDRRFDAWGAASITGGALSLIYATLSVAERGWLSTETIGGGMVGVALLGAFIAIERRAADPIVPLQLFRERTVSAGVIVGLLGGAARVSTFYLSALYLQQALAFSPGVAGFAMVPTSVAGFLVSLLLLPRIVKRLGAGQTLVLGLVLLACGHFWLAHTHPGAGYWFDVLPGLLLAAAGVALSFTPSTMVIAAGIPATLTGLASGLANASSQIGGAFGIAAFSAIAAITTQAGGLATGFHYAFIAAGVIASVAAIVAFEYLRPGSGATHPRVRGIRTARSITKGKEPNE comes from the coding sequence ATGCCTGACCGCGACTCCAGTACGTACGCTGCACCCGGCATGGGCTCACGCGCGAAACAGCGCATCACTTTGCTCGTACTTATCGCGGCACAGTTCGTGGTGATGCTCGACACAGCAGTGGTGAATGTCGCGCTCCCCTCTATCCAGGGGGATCTGGGACTCACGCAAACCGGTGTCGCCTGGGTGGTGAATGCCTACTTCCTGAGCTTCGGCGGCTTCCTGCTGTTGTCCGGCCGGGCGGCTGACCTTTTCGGCAGCCGCCGGATGTTTATGCTGGGGTCAGCGCTATTCACAGCCACGACCCTGATGGCCGGGTTAGCGCCCAACGAAGCTATCCTGGTGATCGCGCGAGCACTCCAAGGGATCAGCGCAGCGATCCTGAGTCCGGCCGGGCTCTCTATCGTTCTGGTGGGTTTTCAGGGGGCCGAGCGAGCGAAAGCCATGGGCGCTTGGGGTGCAGCATCAGCCGCGGGAGGCGCGATCGGTGTCTCTGCCGGCGGTCTGGTGACAGCCGCACTGGGCTGGCAATGGGTGTTCTTTCTCACCGTTCCGATCACCCTGCTGACCTTCGTGGTCGCTCCGCTACTCTTCGATGCCCCCTCGGCAATGAGGACTGACCGCCGCTTTGACGCGTGGGGAGCGGCATCCATCACAGGGGGCGCGCTCTCCCTCATCTACGCGACACTATCGGTCGCCGAGCGCGGATGGCTCTCGACCGAAACCATCGGCGGCGGAATGGTCGGTGTTGCCCTACTCGGCGCGTTCATAGCCATCGAGCGCCGGGCCGCTGACCCAATCGTTCCGCTGCAGTTGTTCCGAGAGCGGACTGTATCGGCAGGTGTAATCGTCGGGCTCCTGGGAGGAGCCGCGCGGGTGTCGACGTTCTATCTCAGCGCCCTTTACCTGCAGCAAGCGCTTGCCTTCAGTCCCGGCGTTGCCGGGTTCGCGATGGTTCCGACGTCAGTAGCCGGATTCTTGGTTTCGCTCCTACTGCTTCCTCGTATCGTCAAACGGTTAGGCGCAGGACAAACGCTCGTGCTGGGGCTGGTGCTATTGGCGTGCGGGCATTTCTGGCTCGCACACACTCATCCCGGCGCCGGATACTGGTTCGACGTCCTGCCCGGGCTCCTCCTGGCCGCGGCAGGAGTGGCCCTCAGCTTCACACCATCGACGATGGTGATTGCCGCAGGCATCCCGGCCACGCTCACCGGGCTGGCGTCGGGATTGGCGAACGCCAGTTCGCAAATCGGCGGCGCGTTCGGCATCGCAGCCTTCAGCGCCATTGCTGCGATCACCACGCAGGCGGGCGGACTTGCCACCGGGTTCCATTACGCCTTCATCGCCGCAGGAGTCATTGCATCGGTCGCCGCAATCGTCGCGTTCGAATACCTGCGGCCGGGATCAGGCGCGACCCATCCTCGGGTTAGAGGGATTAGAACGGCACGATCTATAACAAAAGGAAAAGAACCAAATGAGTGA
- a CDS encoding glycoside hydrolase family 15 protein, translated as MASLIEDYALLSDLQTGPLISRDGSVDWLCFPRFDSPSVFSRILGTEEHGRWLLAPSEAGAAVVDRHYIDSTFVLQTIWKTGSGSVQVTDFMPLGDSGSSLVRRVTGLEGSVEMRQDLRIRPGYSTVLPWMSRVRDNAQTAAPVLLALAGPDALALRGPHLPHAQAHGHEGEFLISKGEQLDFELTWFHSHRPLPAATDVDVALEEATDYWSRWGSHCRQDGAYGGAVKRSLLVLRALTHFETGGIVAAPTTSLPEDFGGPRNWDYRYCWLRDAALTLESMLTHGYETEALQWRNWLLRALAGDPEQMQIMYGVGGERELPERELNHLPGYADSKPVRIGNAAVTQFQADVVGEVMVALERLRMAGGKEDHFSWALQKALLGFVEKHIDDKDFGLWEMRGAAQYFTHSRVMMWAAFNSGIRAIQIHGLSGDATKWEKLRDRLREEIMREGFNPSINSFTQTYGGTQTDAALLVMPQVGFLPYNDKHMLGTVTRLEQELLTDDGLLLRYRTESGVDGLEPGEHPFLACSFWLVEQYARTGRQAEAMVLMDRLVGFANELGLLSEEYATAEDRMAGNFPQAFSHLTLVRAADAMHGVDRLSLATTAEILGGQEESSSG; from the coding sequence ATGGCTTCACTCATCGAGGATTATGCGTTGCTATCGGACCTTCAGACGGGGCCACTCATATCCCGGGATGGCAGTGTGGACTGGCTCTGTTTCCCGCGCTTCGACTCACCGTCGGTGTTTAGCCGAATCCTGGGCACCGAAGAGCATGGCCGCTGGCTGTTGGCGCCCAGCGAAGCCGGCGCTGCCGTTGTCGATCGGCACTATATTGACTCGACATTTGTGCTACAAACCATCTGGAAGACCGGCAGCGGATCCGTCCAGGTCACCGATTTTATGCCGCTGGGCGACAGCGGATCATCCCTTGTCCGCCGGGTTACCGGATTGGAAGGAAGCGTTGAAATGCGCCAGGACCTTCGGATCCGCCCAGGATATTCAACGGTCTTGCCCTGGATGAGTCGTGTACGCGACAACGCGCAGACGGCGGCGCCAGTCCTGTTGGCCCTGGCCGGTCCTGATGCTCTCGCACTGAGGGGACCTCATCTTCCGCATGCCCAGGCGCACGGGCACGAAGGAGAATTCCTCATTTCGAAAGGCGAGCAGCTTGACTTCGAACTAACGTGGTTCCACTCGCACCGCCCCCTGCCGGCAGCGACTGACGTTGATGTCGCCCTCGAAGAAGCCACTGACTATTGGAGCCGCTGGGGAAGTCACTGCAGGCAGGACGGGGCCTATGGGGGCGCGGTAAAACGTTCGTTGTTGGTACTGCGGGCCCTGACGCATTTTGAAACGGGCGGCATCGTCGCAGCGCCCACCACGTCCCTTCCTGAGGATTTCGGCGGGCCGCGGAACTGGGACTACCGGTACTGCTGGCTGCGTGATGCGGCTCTGACACTGGAGTCGATGCTGACCCATGGCTATGAAACGGAGGCGCTTCAGTGGCGCAACTGGCTCCTTCGGGCACTGGCCGGCGATCCTGAGCAAATGCAGATCATGTACGGGGTCGGGGGAGAGCGGGAACTCCCTGAACGCGAGCTCAACCACCTGCCTGGCTACGCGGACTCTAAGCCTGTGCGCATTGGAAACGCTGCTGTAACGCAGTTCCAGGCTGATGTTGTCGGTGAAGTGATGGTGGCATTGGAAAGACTGCGGATGGCCGGAGGCAAAGAAGACCATTTCTCCTGGGCCCTTCAGAAGGCACTCTTGGGATTCGTCGAAAAACACATCGATGACAAGGACTTCGGCCTGTGGGAAATGCGCGGTGCCGCACAATACTTCACCCACTCCCGGGTAATGATGTGGGCCGCCTTCAACAGCGGGATCCGCGCCATACAGATCCACGGACTATCTGGCGATGCCACAAAGTGGGAGAAGCTCCGGGACCGGTTACGTGAAGAGATCATGCGCGAGGGCTTCAACCCGAGCATCAATTCCTTTACGCAGACCTATGGCGGAACGCAGACTGATGCGGCTCTGCTCGTTATGCCCCAGGTCGGTTTTCTCCCCTACAACGACAAGCATATGCTTGGCACAGTCACACGGCTGGAACAGGAACTCCTGACCGACGACGGCCTGCTGCTGCGCTATCGGACAGAGAGCGGCGTTGACGGCCTGGAACCGGGTGAACATCCTTTCCTGGCCTGCTCCTTCTGGCTTGTGGAGCAGTACGCGCGTACAGGCCGGCAGGCCGAGGCGATGGTCTTGATGGACAGGCTCGTGGGGTTTGCCAACGAGCTTGGTCTGCTGAGCGAGGAGTACGCAACGGCAGAGGACCGGATGGCGGGGAACTTTCCGCAGGCCTTCTCGCACTTGACCCTTGTCAGGGCGGCCGATGCCATGCATGGGGTTGACCGCCTCAGTCTGGCCACCACCGCTGAAATTCTAGGCGGACAAGAGGAATCAAGTTCAGGATGA
- a CDS encoding response regulator transcription factor, with translation MSERELEALRLLVSSLSGPEVPRQLYVSINTPGSHIRHIFEKLQVNSPAEPVRRTRVRVPLNQSISSENHHPGHHRW, from the coding sequence CTGAGCGAGCGGGAACTCGAGGCGCTCCGGCTTCTCGTCTCTTCCCTGAGCGGACCTGAGGTTCCCCGGCAGTTGTATGTCTCAATCAACACACCCGGGAGCCATATTCGGCACATCTTCGAAAAGCTCCAGGTGAACAGCCCGGCGGAGCCAGTTCGCCGTACGCGAGTACGGGTTCCTCTGAACCAATCAATTTCATCCGAGAATCACCACCCCGGTCACCATAGGTGGTGA
- a CDS encoding ABC transporter ATP-binding protein, with the protein MAASTIAVKNLAKSYGRGPTRFAALRGVSVKARTGGSLAIVGKSGSGKSTLMHLMALLDKPSEGTVHVLGRDTTTLSTSDLNVMRNETFGFVFQQFFLVPGATVLENVTLPLSIAGIGAGERRRRGMAVLEQLEMSDKASNRATDLSGGQKQRVAIARALINNPSVIFADEPTGNLDSATGAIVEDILFSLNRERGITLVIVTHDEDLAARCDRQVHLRDGLIVNATEMAA; encoded by the coding sequence ATGGCTGCGTCGACGATTGCAGTGAAGAACCTGGCCAAGTCATACGGGCGGGGACCGACTCGTTTTGCCGCGCTTCGCGGCGTTTCAGTGAAGGCCCGCACCGGCGGTTCCCTCGCCATCGTGGGGAAGAGTGGATCAGGGAAGTCCACACTGATGCATCTGATGGCACTCCTCGACAAACCGTCGGAAGGCACGGTGCACGTGCTCGGCCGGGACACCACAACGCTCAGTACGTCCGACCTCAACGTCATGCGCAATGAGACGTTCGGTTTTGTCTTTCAGCAGTTTTTCCTTGTCCCCGGCGCCACGGTGCTGGAAAACGTGACGCTGCCGCTCTCCATCGCTGGAATCGGTGCCGGCGAACGGCGACGTCGCGGTATGGCGGTGCTTGAGCAGCTCGAGATGAGTGACAAGGCCAGCAACAGGGCAACGGACCTGTCCGGCGGACAGAAGCAGCGCGTCGCAATTGCACGCGCCTTGATCAACAATCCCTCGGTCATCTTCGCGGATGAGCCCACTGGAAACTTGGACTCCGCAACTGGGGCGATCGTCGAGGACATCCTCTTCTCGCTCAACCGTGAACGCGGCATCACCCTGGTGATAGTCACCCACGACGAGGACCTAGCCGCGCGCTGCGACCGCCAAGTCCACCTCCGCGACGGCCTCATCGTCAACGCTACGGAGATGGCAGCATGA
- a CDS encoding ABC transporter permease, with translation MRAIDIVRSAIRATFRSRLRTLLTVIAIFIGAFTLTITNGLGTGINAYIDDTVASIGADDVLTVSKTPDNVTDGGIREYNPDLVASGPHDEVEALTPTDIEKLRGVDGVESADPQLPVAVDSITYDGGKAYEFNMGSSVPGKALQLAAGRQLDADSNAFELALPVAYVDPLGFSDAKDAIDKEVALAITDADGTQSIVTAVIVGVAERSLGGGDGSGAANDALTTELDKVQSIGVSQSDRERHAQATVVFDIQSTPAEVEKLRDALTELGYDSKTVDDELGAFKSVIEGIILTLNAFSVIALLAAGFGVVNTLLTSVQERTREIGLMKATGLSSRKVFGLFSTEALFLGFLGSALGSLGGIIIGNAVSGTLATSLLGDLPGLTLIAFTPVSVLSVIVLVMGIAFLAGTLPAVRAARQNPIDALRYE, from the coding sequence ATGAGGGCCATCGATATCGTGCGTTCAGCAATTCGGGCGACGTTCCGTTCACGACTGCGCACCTTGCTCACCGTCATCGCTATCTTCATCGGAGCATTCACCCTGACCATCACAAATGGGTTGGGCACCGGAATCAACGCATATATCGACGACACCGTCGCAAGCATCGGGGCGGACGACGTCCTGACGGTCAGCAAGACACCCGACAACGTAACTGACGGCGGCATCCGTGAGTACAATCCCGACCTGGTGGCCAGCGGCCCCCACGACGAAGTTGAGGCGCTGACGCCGACCGATATCGAAAAACTACGTGGAGTGGATGGCGTCGAAAGCGCTGATCCCCAATTGCCGGTCGCGGTGGATTCGATCACCTACGACGGTGGGAAGGCCTACGAGTTCAACATGGGAAGCTCCGTTCCCGGGAAGGCCTTGCAGCTCGCTGCCGGCAGGCAGTTGGATGCCGACAGCAACGCGTTCGAACTGGCCCTCCCAGTTGCCTATGTCGATCCCCTGGGATTCTCGGACGCGAAAGACGCGATCGACAAAGAGGTGGCCCTGGCTATCACCGATGCCGACGGCACCCAGTCGATCGTGACTGCGGTCATTGTCGGAGTCGCAGAGAGAAGCCTCGGTGGAGGCGACGGTTCCGGAGCGGCAAACGACGCGCTGACCACCGAGCTGGATAAGGTGCAGAGCATCGGCGTGAGCCAATCCGATCGGGAAAGGCACGCCCAGGCGACGGTGGTCTTCGACATCCAGAGCACTCCCGCGGAGGTCGAGAAGCTGCGTGACGCGCTGACGGAGCTCGGTTACGACTCTAAGACAGTCGACGACGAGCTCGGCGCGTTCAAGAGCGTTATCGAAGGCATCATCCTCACTCTCAACGCCTTCAGCGTCATCGCTCTCCTCGCCGCGGGCTTCGGGGTCGTCAACACCCTCCTCACCAGCGTGCAGGAACGCACCAGGGAGATCGGCTTGATGAAGGCAACGGGGCTCAGCAGCCGCAAGGTCTTCGGACTGTTCAGCACCGAGGCATTGTTCCTCGGCTTCCTAGGTAGCGCGCTCGGCTCGCTCGGCGGGATCATCATCGGCAATGCGGTAAGCGGCACGCTGGCGACCAGCTTGCTGGGTGACCTTCCGGGGCTGACGCTCATCGCGTTCACTCCCGTGTCGGTGCTGAGCGTCATCGTGCTGGTGATGGGTATCGCGTTCCTCGCGGGCACCCTGCCGGCCGTTAGAGCCGCTCGCCAGAACCCGATCGACGCCCTCCGGTACGAATAG
- a CDS encoding amidohydrolase family protein, with translation MRTLLKGGRVIDPGTGHDDIGDLLMENGRVVAAGAQLSPAETEGAVVIDVSGCIVGPGFVDLHSHVHSIAGQRLQAMDGVTTALDLEAGLAPVTAAFANAAREGRPLNYGFSASWAQARAFAHLGEAPVADVHNALGLLAKPEWQRGSSPRELNTWLAQLETEIADGAIGIGILLGYAPRTDPAEFLAVARLAAAANAPTFTHVRELIEADPTTPIDGSAEIMIAAAETGAAMHHCHVNSTSRRHIDRVLGMLERSKAEGNRVTVETYPYGAGSTAVGAFFLAPERLGTWGIKPSDITIVTTGERVVDAARLSEIRRTDPAAECIVAFLNEEDPSDLALLQSALAFPDAIVASDAMPVKWAGEVRESLQWPLPAGGATHPRTSGTFARSIRMMVRETGAWSWLEAFRRCSYLPARVLDDAASGARAKGHIGIGADADIVVIEPERFSDTASYFDSTRPSVGVRHLFVGGTAVVRGGLMLTDAFPGRALKGDPR, from the coding sequence ATGCGCACACTTCTGAAGGGCGGGCGGGTCATCGACCCCGGCACCGGACACGACGACATCGGCGATCTCCTCATGGAGAACGGCCGTGTAGTTGCAGCAGGGGCCCAGCTCTCCCCTGCCGAGACCGAGGGGGCCGTGGTCATCGACGTCAGCGGATGCATAGTCGGCCCGGGCTTCGTGGACCTCCACAGCCACGTTCATTCTATCGCCGGGCAGCGCCTGCAGGCGATGGACGGAGTCACGACGGCACTTGACCTCGAAGCTGGGCTGGCACCCGTCACTGCGGCGTTTGCCAATGCCGCCCGCGAGGGCCGCCCCCTCAACTACGGCTTTTCGGCCTCCTGGGCGCAGGCGCGCGCCTTTGCTCACCTAGGCGAGGCACCGGTCGCCGATGTGCACAACGCCCTCGGCTTACTCGCCAAACCAGAGTGGCAGCGCGGTTCGAGCCCTCGTGAGTTGAACACCTGGCTCGCGCAGCTCGAGACAGAGATCGCAGACGGCGCTATCGGAATCGGCATCCTGCTCGGCTATGCGCCGCGCACCGATCCGGCGGAGTTCCTTGCGGTCGCGCGTCTCGCTGCCGCAGCGAACGCTCCCACATTCACCCACGTGCGTGAACTGATCGAGGCCGACCCGACGACACCGATCGACGGCTCTGCAGAGATCATGATTGCCGCGGCCGAGACCGGCGCGGCCATGCACCACTGCCACGTCAACAGCACCTCCCGCCGCCACATTGACCGTGTGCTCGGCATGCTCGAACGCTCTAAGGCCGAGGGAAACCGCGTCACCGTGGAGACCTACCCCTATGGCGCGGGCAGCACCGCGGTCGGCGCATTCTTCCTCGCTCCGGAACGCCTCGGCACCTGGGGCATCAAGCCGAGCGACATCACGATCGTCACCACTGGTGAACGGGTCGTGGATGCCGCGCGCCTGAGCGAAATTCGCCGCACCGACCCGGCCGCCGAGTGCATAGTCGCGTTCCTCAACGAAGAGGATCCGAGCGACCTGGCCCTGCTTCAGAGCGCCCTGGCCTTTCCTGATGCCATCGTCGCGAGCGATGCCATGCCCGTCAAGTGGGCCGGCGAGGTTCGCGAATCGCTTCAATGGCCGCTACCGGCCGGCGGCGCCACCCACCCTCGCACGTCAGGAACGTTTGCCCGTTCGATTCGCATGATGGTGCGTGAGACCGGCGCTTGGAGCTGGCTCGAGGCGTTCCGGCGCTGTTCCTACTTGCCGGCGCGCGTTCTTGATGATGCAGCATCCGGCGCACGGGCCAAGGGCCACATCGGTATCGGTGCGGACGCCGACATCGTCGTGATCGAGCCGGAGCGGTTCTCCGACACAGCAAGTTACTTCGATTCCACCCGTCCCTCCGTCGGTGTGCGCCATCTCTTCGTCGGCGGTACAGCCGTTGTGCGGGGCGGTCTCATGCTGACGGACGCGTTCCCTGGTCGCGCACTCAAGGGAGACCCCCGATGA
- a CDS encoding alpha/beta fold hydrolase — MSSLTDHTKRRWPFRRTRKIVGVVAITALGITLASTAANAFLEQQERSSTAQYGELVEVAGGSLNVVRAGTERGQPLVLLSGLGTVAPALDFAPLIRELVAYDVIVVEGFGHGYSDLSAHDRTVENISTELHEALSTLDIGKPYVLAGHSIAGFYTLDYANRYPGEVSAVIGIDPSVPTTQIEEQSAAGGGINFIGILSAIGLVRTVVTFNPGVAEPTSDDFTTTELERIRQMTIWNYGNAAAADENAHVASNAAALRGVTYPENLPVLHFLASDSVATFPDWLESHKNQLENVNRHEIVELKGQHNLHWTQSRAIATKITQFLQDSAPSQASSTPLTARP, encoded by the coding sequence ATGAGTTCGCTTACAGACCATACAAAGCGTCGCTGGCCATTCCGTCGCACGCGCAAAATAGTTGGCGTTGTCGCTATCACTGCGCTGGGCATAACGCTTGCATCCACAGCGGCCAACGCGTTCCTGGAACAGCAGGAGAGGTCGAGCACCGCCCAGTACGGTGAACTGGTGGAGGTCGCGGGAGGCTCGCTGAACGTGGTTCGGGCCGGCACCGAACGTGGACAGCCTTTGGTCCTGCTCAGCGGGCTGGGTACGGTAGCTCCGGCGCTGGACTTCGCCCCTTTGATCAGGGAACTCGTTGCTTACGACGTCATCGTCGTGGAGGGGTTCGGGCACGGCTACAGCGACTTGAGCGCACATGATCGGACCGTAGAGAATATCAGCACTGAGCTCCACGAGGCCCTCTCCACACTCGACATAGGGAAGCCATACGTTTTGGCTGGACACTCGATCGCTGGCTTCTACACGCTGGACTATGCGAACCGGTACCCGGGCGAAGTATCCGCCGTGATCGGCATCGACCCCAGCGTGCCCACTACCCAGATCGAGGAGCAATCCGCAGCTGGTGGCGGCATCAATTTCATTGGGATATTGTCCGCAATTGGCCTGGTGCGAACCGTGGTCACGTTCAATCCCGGCGTGGCGGAGCCCACAAGCGACGACTTCACCACAACCGAATTGGAACGCATACGGCAAATGACAATCTGGAACTATGGCAACGCGGCAGCCGCCGACGAAAACGCCCATGTCGCCAGCAATGCAGCAGCACTCCGCGGAGTGACCTACCCGGAGAACTTGCCCGTTCTTCACTTCCTCGCCAGTGACAGCGTGGCCACCTTTCCCGACTGGCTCGAGTCGCACAAGAACCAGCTTGAGAACGTCAACCGCCACGAAATCGTCGAGCTCAAGGGCCAGCATAACCTGCACTGGACGCAGTCAAGGGCCATCGCTACGAAGATCACACAATTCCTTCAGGACAGCGCCCCATCTCAAGCGTCGTCCACACCCCTTACTGCCCGCCCGTGA